The nucleotide window TTCCAGACGATGTTTGAAGTCTTGGAGACCCTGTATATCCCCACTTCGCAACATCGTCTGCAGCTCTGCTTCAAAGCTCTTGTCGAGATCGATGCGTTTGTAACCCGGGGTCTCGACATTCGCAAGATTGGACGCAATGGCCTGATGCTTGAGCAGGCTCTTATCCATCAGAGTCTGAGCCATCTGATAAACTTCCCTGTTGTACAACGCTTCGATCATGCCGCAACACAAGCAACCTCTGTGCCACACAAGACAACACATGCGTTACCAACTCACTTCCAAAGAGTTGCAAATCCAAACATCACAAATTATTTTCGCTCAAGCACCCTACTAGGAATTTTTTTCACCCCTTCATCTCTTTTCGTTCGATATGATTTGAATGCAGCCGCAATTTCAGGTCTATTAACTCTCTCACCCAATCCTTCCCGGCATGACACAACCCCACCGACATATCACCAACAGTTGCCCGGTTGTGATCGACCGCGCAGGCAACATCGTCGAATTCCAGGATACCCTGGTGGATGTGCTCAACCTGCCCAGACAACAGATCACCGGGCAGTCGATGGATGCAATACTCAACCGTCTGCATCCGGGTTGGGGCCAGCGCTGGACCGATCACATTGCTCAGGGAAACTTTCGATTCGTTCTCGATTCGCTCTCATCCACTCACCCGGTAACTGCTCCGTTTCATCTGGAATTTCAGATTCTCGTTCACCAGGAGCACCTCTTTGCGACTATTTCCCGCATCGAAACCACTGATGATGGGTTTGAGGGGTCGATCAAGGATCTTCTCGAAGATCCCGCCCGCATCTCCCAGCTTTTCCTGCGCCTGCAGCGCTCCGAATCCAGACTGGAGAGTTACATGCACCATTTCCCGGGCGTCTTTTTTTATCAGCGCACGGATTTTTCCTTTCAGTACATCTCCCCCAATTTTGAACGGCTGCTCGATTTCGAACCGGATCGTCTGCTGCGAAGTGGCTCCCAGTTCCTGGGCATGATTTTTGATCAGGACCGGGATTTTTTCGTCAGTGAACTGCGAAAGCACTCCACACTGGGACGCTCGTTCACCC belongs to Puniceicoccaceae bacterium and includes:
- the flgB gene encoding flagellar basal body rod protein FlgB, producing MIEALYNREVYQMAQTLMDKSLLKHQAIASNLANVETPGYKRIDLDKSFEAELQTMLRSGDIQGLQDFKHRLEVDTETAAVRPDGNNVQIENEMLAMNRNSLEYEFLTRYMSKSFGRIKSAITGNVSNT